The DNA window ACAAAGTTTTAAGCTTGTTACAATGGGTGGATGTACTAgagaaaaacaataaaaacttCAGAACTGTAGCGGAAAGTTGTAGAGCTTTCGGAGGTGATTGTATCAAAGACATTTATGCTCGCCCGAGGATTCTGAATGTGGCTACGGTggtttcaaaaatgaatctcaCCGGAGAAAGTGCAATTGATTGAATCACAGCTGGATGTGGAGAGAAACATGCTGACGAGAAAGAAAAGCACCGGATGAATGTACACAACATGCCGGGAGCAAGATGAAATGTCGATCTCGGATGCTAGTAATGCTACTCATATGATATGGAAGTAGAGAGAAAGTGAAAGagattgtttgaatgttgatggAGTAAAAATGATGAATGAATATTTAGAGAGGCAAATAGCTTTAAATACTATAGTTTAAGACATGTAACTAGTTAAATTTAAAGAAAGGGGAGGTGAGGATTAATAGACATACCCTTAGTTTGACTCCAATCTTTTTGCAGTCAGACATACCAACATGAGTGCAGTCCAGTCTAAGAACCTCCTCAGTCTTAAAAGCTTCCCTGACCCTCTCCACCACATTGACATAAACACCATTCCTGGCTGAACACGAAAAATCATAACTTAGAAATTCCGATGATAGGTAAATCTACAACAACATATACAAAAATGGACTTACTGAGTTTCATGAGAGGATGAGAGTTAAGTCCCTTGTTTCTCAATAATTTAGTCTCGTGATGCGTCAAAGTTTGGATGACATTGTTGACAAGCTTAGGATATATCGGAGCATAAGGCTTCCAGAGCATAAGCGGTATAAACGGCCGTTTAGTGGGGTCATAATGTCGTCCTCTGTACAAGAGGAGTATATTGATGTTTCTGTAGATGATTTTGCCACCAGATTTGTCCTCAAGATGGAAGCAGATGTTGTCCATATCTAGAGTTGGCACACCCAAGCACTTAATCCTCACAGCTTCAGCCTTTTTCCAATGGTTATGAATGTCATCCAAACTGTTGTGAGTAACTCCACCTTTACccaaattgatttgtctagaGCAGTCGCTGTGGCGGTAGCGCTCAACCAATTCGGACACCTCCTGGTCCTCTAGTGGGGCTCCTAGAATCTTGTTACGCTCCTCTTGAATTCTGTTGAGGTCGACTTGATGCTGAAGTGGGGCAGATGTGCCTGTCCACTTGCGGTCGAGGCGGCCTGGTCCGAAGGGAGAGAATTTGGGTGATTCGCGGAAGCTGATGGGTTTAATGGAGAGGTTGGTTTCGGAATACGAGTATCTGAAGTGGAAGGGAAGATCCGATTTCCGAGGTGCATTCGCTGAACCATCTCCTTTTTTATGCGATTTCAGAGGTACATTTGGGGGACAATCTCCTTTTCTAGAGGGAGAGAACGGCGGATCGTATAGGTCGTGGGGAATCGATTGGCAGAAAAACCGGCGACAGCGGGTCGGGAAGGAAAACAGAGAATGCTTCCGCATTCAGACTAGTATTCTTGATTTCAACACCTCTCCTAACACTTTAACCAAACAACAATGGTGCCTAACTTTTGAAGTCTAACTAGTAACTACTAccgaaacaaaaacaaaagggaaTTTCTTTTGCCACCCTCCGTATATTTGAATCATTGCATCAGGCCTCCGAACTCATTTTTCCAACGTTTTTTAAtggaaattattttttatttattcattgaaatttttaGAGATAAATCTTCAAAAATGTTAAGTCGAAAATTGAATATATCACCATTTTGTATCATCATCTCTCTCGTACTTCATTCATTTTCCATAattcaaaatctttaaaaaaatttattcgaATGTTAAAAATGTGATGATACCGGATcaagaaaatgtgagtgtccGTTTAAATTATGTGGATACCGTAAGGAGGATGATACATGGAAATTTAATGTGATTTCTGATTTTCATAATCATGCATTACAATCAAACCTAACCGGTCATCCCATTGTATGTCATCTTAAATCAGAGGAGAAGAAAATTGTTTCGGACATATCTTAAATTAGCGTGGTGCCTAAAAATTTACTTGCATATTTGAAACGAAAAAAAGTGTTTCAAATATTAAGCAGGTATAGAATGCGTGTTATCCAAACAATATCGTGATAAGGGGTCCAAGATccaaaatgcaacaacttttgaagctTTTGGATGACAACCACTATGTTTCTAGGTACAGAGTTTGTGAGGATAAAGTCATTGTACGCgacatattttggactcatcccaaAAGTATTAAGTTGTTCAATATATTTTCCATCGTCCTCATAATTGATTCAACgtataagaccaacaagtataggctccTGCTTTTGGAAATTGTTGGTGTTACATCTACATAAAATACTTTTTCAGTGGGTTTCACATTTTTGGAATCCAAAAAAGAAGACAATATTACACGAGAATTGTAAATGTGCAAGACCTTATTAAAGGACCAAGAAAACATGACAAAGATAATTGTCACAGATTGAGACATTGCACTGATGAATTTGGTTGCAAAGGTGTTTCTTGCATCTTATGCATTACTTTGTTGATATAACATAACAAAAATGTGAGAAGTCGACTCAAACTCGCGATTGGAACCAAATAAATCAAGGGTGAAGACGTAAAAATGGTCAAACCATGTGTGGTGGTTGAAAATATACTTGCTGCATGGACTGGTATATTAAATTCATCCACATAAGACTTGTATGTTGGCTTTGTAATGTATTTTAGGAGTGTGTGTTCCAAATATCCAAATTTCTTAAAATACTTTGAGAGTACTATTCTTCATCAAGTGAATGAGAAGATTGTTTGTGCTTGAACCGATCATGTTAGACACCTCGGCAACACAACAACCAACAGAGTCGAGTCTGCACATTCAACATTGAAGAAATGGTTGGGTGATAGTAAAGGTGATTTTTGTAGAGAGTGGGACGCCATGAACCAAATGCTTCAAAACCAACATAATGAAATACAAACAACTTTTGGTTGAAGAATTACTGTGTTAgaacacatattcaaatataacCCCATATATTCACAGTTGGTTAGCAACGTATCTTGGGCGGGATTGAATTTCATTTTGCACGAAATGAAGGGAGCTGAGAAGATAGGTTTGGATACTTATAAGTGTGGATGTACTCTTAGGAAGACTTGAGGTTTTCCATGTACGGTTtgtcttgtaacaccccatattttctaattttaatttaatcagaaattaaattattatttagaattatttggtattttattgaattattggagaattatggattaagggccattgggccggatggtgagactAGTAGTATGGAGGttctaagtgagtaagcccattactaactattttatgttttcataaaataagggaaataaggaaaaagagtcagaacgtgaaaaaggagaagttgaagagacgagctgaggaacgtaaagaggaaccaaagaggaagaggaccaaaatcaagaatttggctaaggtaagggggactcttccaattaccatctcttatcgtgttatgaataatagggcatgattagggatattgtttgggtcaatttgatcatatgtcagagttaggttttgggataattttagaagaagttgaataattgacgaatacctctgtgaattctatatagaattgtatgttaattgatgtttgtgttgtgggtaATGTATCAATCGTTGTGTTGTTGCGTTCTTCCATGAacactgaatctgagttatgggtttccaataattggatagaaagttaggttttaatgtgtaaagctgacataggataatagattgatgaaattggatgaataccatatgttaatgtgtgaaaagattgtgttttagacttaaaatcgtagcctgttatgagtgaaaacgagtggaaaacggactggtgcgaaattgcacatttttggagaaatactggtgttttgcgtatgagaattggtgatacgcgtatgggatgaggccatacgcgtatgggtgtgttGATACTCGTATcggaaatttcagtgtaaaattagtcctgttgatacgcgtatgggatggctGATATGCGTATGAATCTGGGTGATACtcgtatgggaggtgccatactcGTATGGCTTTTGTGtgttaaaattttgttttgtgattttcttcgaaagttcaatgatgcgtaacttttgatccgtaactccgtttttagtgccgtttcgagtatgatgaaccttatgagataacctatgagtttaaatgataaaataaggtgtagctttcaattaattttgaattatgaatttattgcttgatgaatgatgtattatacatattgaaggatagaaaaacacttagaaagggggggtttgaataagtgtgactttaaaaactcttaagataaaaacaatgaacacaatatttttatcttggttcattgttagcgaaactactccagtccacccccttagagtgatttacctcacctgaggatttaatccactaatcacacaagattacaatggttttccacttagataccctctaagacttctagagtattctgatcacaacctgatcactctaggaacacaatgcttagataccctctaagactttctagagaatccgatcacaacttgatctcctctagttctttacaaatgaatgtaaacaaattcttacaagagttatacaatgcttcttaaaagctataatcacaactgtgatatttctctttaagtttaagcttaatctcactaagatattacaacagtaatgaagtgaggttgaagatgaagtttgagagcttttgaatttgacagcgtttctgtatatttgcacaaagtgttgtattcagcttctcatcagaacttctatttataggcgtttgagaagatgaccgttgggagcatttaatgcgttgcgtgatccgtacagcattgcatttaatgtttcactcttttgtcaactacctcgagccttgcttttcctactttaactgactttgcctttaatagcttctaacgttccttttgtcagtcagcgtagcctgtcatcttgtacttgtttCTGGtctgatgtttgtataaacaacgtttgaatatcatcagagtcaaacagcttggtgcagagcatcttcttgtcttctgaccttgaagtgcttctagcgtgataccatgagaacttcagtgcttctgcttctgatctcaagttcttctgatgcttcagtagaccatgttctgattctgcttgaccatcttctgatgtcttgccagagcatgttctgatgttgcatgctgaaccttctgagtcagtgcttcttgcgttgatttgtgcatactctttatatgtttcctgaaatagaaattgcataggattagagtaccacattatcttatacaaaattcatatacattgttatcatcaaaactaagaatattgatcagaacaattcttgttctaacacatatatatgatgagatatgacaatacatgctatgttttaaacatgattcgtatgatgatttgtttgattgtgtaatggaactcatgagatatttcatgtgatgatatgagtatgatgtgaatactttatttgtttgatggatgatatattgttgacatatatgatgggatgtgacaatataagatgtgtttgaaaacatgattatgcgatgattgttgagaattgtacaatgatgattgacttgttttggaagatgtgaatacatgtatattcttacttttgatgatgatgatgattagtgtaatacatgtatgttctgtaatgatggtgatgatgattgatttgtgatgaatgatgctgataCATATGAACATACTTAAtaatgacgatgatgatgatgatataagtatgttatgtatgttgcattcattgataGTCATTTGATAAGGGTTGAATCCTAATGATGaaaggattcagtgaagggcatgattcccattgtgtggaatttgtgctggcagggccgtatctggacgaTGTTAGATCGGttggtgggttattcccattgatgatgtctgaatgtacttcattgttatgattggtgttgtgtgttttgtgtgatgatgTATTATTtgaatatagatggattgggtgaataatataactattgatgtattgttatttataatgcaataatatttgttaattgcgaatgagactcactcttacactatatttttcagattgaggatagcggcttcgactcagtgaggattagctcatgagtcaatgtgttagttagcgtcgggtgtcatgctctgatagatgtaacactggggaacacgATGTCTTaagtttatgataataactctgttttgttttattcattttaaggattaaagcattgatgatGTGTGTTGGTTTGAtgatttattccgctgtgtaagcatgagatatttgtttatgagttatgttaagatgtttcttcagtgaatgcatgacatatgtccgatgatgtttattttattatgaattgtgacgcccttgtgcatgttactctgatttatttaattaatttccgcggggtttagaatggtgttacaatagtggtatcagagcaggtcgttctgtctggccaattgtcgagtcagttgagttgcgcgacagttgtatactgtcggcgttctattccttggtacgcgacatgtgagtgaatcactgtcggtacttgtttgttttgttgcaggtgttggattgaaacaagtgggggagaagcttcacttctcagttatgtttcagttgtaagatgattgactCAGTAGGCTGTTGTTTGCAATAGTGCAagcattgttggagttgttgtttcccgaatcaaaggtgacttggaattaagacttgactggtaattaagttggagcatcttgaaggaggataattagatgtaattgatgattatttgtgggagagggaaattagaaagttgcaatgtatcagctctgttGGTGGACTGCGAAGTtatcagttgagtagccttgcgtctcggaagaggttcagttgcaagtttgcaaagaggttCGCTGTCatgatgtttcagaaatcgaacttctgcgatgggatgtgttgctcaagttataagaatgtttggaagcgaagagatatgataaaggTCTGTATAGAATGTGATTGATctgaagaggatgagtttcggagtggaatttccgcaagcaaaacgcaggaaagttgttgaatcgttatgaaacttcggaaattcataactggagttctagacaTCCGATTCGAGTtctgtttgaagcgtcggaaagctaatgagatgaactttgttataaaaatggttgcatcAGCTGTAACAAATTTAATTGTGACaagatgatgttagaaagagatgaagttacggttacacttgttcttagaactagacttgttcgttGGTACCGCACGAGACGTTAGCGTCAGAGTTgagcggattgaaggaataattaaaggcTTGTTGAggagaaattttaaaaattaagtgtaccatttgaggggTTTTGGAAATATCGTTTAGAGTGTCGCCgcatggcgtcggtgttgcatttttggataacgattggaaaatgcgtatcttgggttccgagtgtcggattaatgtgccgtttgagactacgaagaggtgaaattatgttgtaccttatgggagagttataaatacagtagaggtgattCTATGAGGAGAGATTCgaaagtcggttaaggaagcgtgaagctTGTTGAATAGGGATGCCTAATactgcgattgtttgaaacgaagttgagtagaatatgttatttatgaataagttgatgagacgttcggtaataaatatgatttgagtgacgatggattttagtgagaattgaattagtagtaaaggtgaaataaactttagaacggttgaagtcgtatttatgatgccaaagcaacgacatgtataaaagaagaattgtagaggatttctgacacctatcgATGAGAGGAAGaccttgttgagattccgagtagAATGATATTTGGATGCGAAatatgtcatgggatttagagtaaaaccacgagttatgaatgttgtcgcagtcttttgctaagatgaggattttgatttggaacgagatggatagtaatgtacgagtatattagtgattgtgaagttggaagtacttaacaagcgtgtgacgctaagtgactatgaagtggattgtgtaaaatgtttggatgttgttgtctcaccgataagatccaatgagagggaagcgtgcgagttgtaaagactcaaggtgaattattgggctatgacgatgttaatgagtttgagtgcaaactcggaagggACACTAtcatgtagtaacgacagtttatgcttaaatatggttgttgaCTATCTATtaacaaatttaggacttgatcaccctaaatctcttgttggtagtagatgggaCCATATAAATGGGATGGACTTGTTTTATTACCTTAATGGTATACGTcgtgatggatattaaaccgtgagaataGTCACTCACCATgctgtgtgaacttatgaagaagtgaatatgaaagagtgcaacatattggacggtgacctaagacgggtaatcagagtcgcgcaacgAAAGAGTGATgtagagtagtgttatgagtattactcgtgggtagtgaggaattaatatatcggaagcctacgtagagaatatgtattgatctatatgttggatttataatctaGTGGAATAAAGGATGTCGTTCTGGAGAATTGGTACTCTTTTGAACAATTTCcaagatgatgagtatgttattgtggttgtacgtagttaacgagtatgtattcagcgaagttaagacgatgagttaatactatatgatgctataataatttcgtgttgttgtaagatgttactgtagattccagatataatgaggaattataatctatgaaggacgaagttgatttaattcttagagaagagcgggactcagtttgagctattttgtaagaaatggtatattgaggctgatgagtgtgattataattacttgtgtgtactcattGTGATGGctagaatgtttaaatagaggaagtaaatcgggactttgtttttgagtgcgagtaagtattgctaagtggtagattagtaccatgtatgataaaaaaaaggattcttgaacgaatgagtaaagagagtcggaattgggtaaaactaagaaatctaattggtaatgatgattgtaatgagtaatcaaaatagtgcagcaaaagcggaatgtaacgtgttggataattgctgatgtgacttgagaggagtcagatagttgaaattcgaTGGTATATGAATGTTATTatcgagtttcttgaaggaagaagttggtgaaaagtgtgtctaaggttggtacgttcggtagatggaatgctttactgcagtgttgatcaggtgtggtcataccatggtgaGGTAATTATATTACTCatttattgggcgtattgtatgggttgtacctcaatgttccatTGTTGTCAATCTTTTAGAGGTAtaacgagtggtacacctttggatgGTCAAATATGACGTAAGAGTtaagatttgaatgtatgaaacatgttttctgCTGTAACAACAGATGGATTTTGATGATCGACTGATGGGAATGTTACTTAGGAACTAGAGAGTTAGACGAAGGACTCCTATCTGGAACCTTTCactagaagtatgttttcgaggacgaaaactcttttagtgggggagagttgtaacatcccatattttctaattataatttaatcggaaattaaattattatttagaattatttggtattttattgaattattggagaattatggattaagggccattgggccggatggtgagattagtagtatggaggtgctaagtgagtaagcccattactaactattttatgttctcataaaataagggaaataaggaaaaagagtcagaacgtgaaaaaggagaagttgaagagaagagctgaggaacgtaaagaggaaccaaagaggaagaggaccaaaatcaagaatttggctaaggtaaggggtactcttccaattaccatctcttatcgtgttatgaataatagggcatgattagggatattgtttgggtcaatttaatcatatgtcagagttaggttttgggataattttagaagaagttgaataattgacgaatacctctgtgaattctatatagaattgtatgttaattgatgtttgtgttaTGGGTAATGTATCAATCGTTGTGTTGTTGCGTTCTTCCATGAACATTGAATTTGAGTTATGGGTTTCTaataattggatagaaagttaggttttaatgtgtaaaactgacataggataatagattgatgaaattggatgaataccatatgttaatgtgtgaaaagatggtgttttagacttaaaatcgtagcctgttatgagtgaaaacgagtggaaaacggactggtgcgaaattgcacatttttggagaaatactggtgttttgcgtatgagaattggtgatacgcgtatgggatgaggccatacgcgtatgggtgtgttGATACTCGTATGGGAAATTTCAGTGCAAAATTAGTcctgttgatacgcgtatgggatgactgATATGCGTATGAGTCTGGGTGATACtcgtatgggaggtgccatactcGTATGGCTTCTGTGTGTTAAGATTCTgttttgtgaatttcttcgaaagttcaatgatgcgtaacttttgatccgtaactccatttttagtgtcgtttcgagtatgatgaaccttatgagataacctatgaatttaaatgataaaatgaggtgtagctttcaattaattttgaattatgaatttattgcttgatgaatgatgtattgtacatatatatgatgagatatgacaatacatgctatgttttaaacatgattcgtatgatgatttgtttgattatgtaatggaactcatgagatatttcatgtgatgatatgagtatgatgtgaatactttgttcgtttgatggatgatatattgttgacatatatgatgggatgtgacaatataagatgtgtttgaaaacatgattatgtgatgattgttgagaattgtacaatgatgattgacttgttttggaagatgtgaatacatgtatattcttacttttgatgatgatgattagtgtaatgcatgtatgttctgtaatgatggtgatgatgattgatttgtgatgaatgatgctgataCATATGAACATACTTAATAATGACgacgatgatgatgatataagtatgttgtgtatgttgcattcattcatagtcatttgatgagggctgaCTCCTAATGATGaaaggattcagtgaagggcatgattcccattgtgtggaatttgtgctggcagggccgtatctggacgatgttagatcggtcggtgggttattcccattgatgatgtttggtaccacatgcatagag is part of the Vicia villosa cultivar HV-30 ecotype Madison, WI linkage group LG2, Vvil1.0, whole genome shotgun sequence genome and encodes:
- the LOC131649680 gene encoding CRS2-associated factor 2, mitochondrial isoform X3; amino-acid sequence: MRKHSLFSFPTRCRRFFCQSIPHDLYDPPFSPSRKGDCPPNVPLKSHKKGDGSANAPRKSDLPFHFRYSYSETNLSIKPISFRESPKFSPFGPGRLDRKWTGTSAPLQHQVDLNRIQEERNKILGAPLEDQEVSELVERYRHSDCSRQINLGKGGVTHNSLDDIHNHWKKAEAVRIKCLGVPTLDMDNICFHLEDKSGGKIIYRNINILLLYRGRHYDPTKRPFIPLMLWKPYAPIYPKLVNNVIQTLTHHETKLLRNKGLNSHPLMKLTRNGVYVNVVERVREAFKTEEVLRLDCTHVGMSDCKKIGVKLRHRI
- the LOC131649680 gene encoding CRS2-associated factor 2, mitochondrial isoform X1; this encodes MRKHSLFSFPTRCRRFFCQSIPHDLYDPPFSPSRKGDCPPNVPLKSHKKGDGSANAPRKSDLPFHFRYSYSETNLSIKPISFRESPKFSPFGPGRLDRKWTGTSAPLQHQVDLNRIQEERNKILGAPLEDQEVSELVERYRHSDCSRQINLGKGGVTHNSLDDIHNHWKKAEAVRIKCLGVPTLDMDNICFHLEDKSGGKIIYRNINILLLYRGRHYDPTKRPFIPLMLWKPYAPIYPKLVNNVIQTLTHHETKLLRNKGLNSHPLMKLTRNGVYVNVVERVREAFKTEEVLRLDCTHVGMSDCKKIGVKLRDLVPCVPILFKDEQIIIWRGNLDQEQHSNP
- the LOC131649680 gene encoding CRS2-associated factor 2, mitochondrial isoform X2, which translates into the protein MRKHSLFSFPTRCRRFFCQSIPHDLYDPPFSPSRKGDCPPNVPLKSHKKGDGSANAPRKSDLPFHFRYSYSETNLSIKPISFRESPKFSPFGPGRLDRKWTGTSAPLQHQVDLNRIQEERNKILGAPLEDQEVSELVERYRHSDCSRQINLGKGGVTHNSLDDIHNHWKKAEAVRIKCLGVPTLDMDNICFHLEDKSGGKIIYRNINILLLYRGRHYDPTKRPFIPLMLWKPYAPIYPKLVNNVIQTLTHHETKLLRNKGLNSHPLMKLTRNGVYVNVVERVREAFKTEEVLRLDCTHVGMSDCKKIGVKLRHVSLHIQL